The Haliaeetus albicilla chromosome 27, bHalAlb1.1, whole genome shotgun sequence genome segment ATAATGATTTAATGGCATATGGATTCACAGCAATTATTTTCAGATTCTCTTTATCAAGCATCAGCaagataatttaaaatgctatttggCAAGGGAGTGGGGGGAATCTGCCTAAGAGTTCCCCTGGTGTTACACCCATACTTCAGAGTTTGCACTGTCCCGCTAGTGCCAGCAGCAGTCCTGACTCCGTGCTTGTGGTAAAATGATAGCAGTTTTAACTGCTGTGTTTTCTAATCCTGTTCCATTAAGTTTGGTGGCATCATACTCCTACTGTCTAGAAAATGCAGCTCTTCTCCACTATTTGATCAGACATCAAGTTTTGAGCATTCCTGAATGGACAGGGCCAAACGACAAACACGCAGAAGTCAGAACCAGGCATCTCAAATgctaaatttttaattatttcagctcttttgaaataaaatgaccACATTTCAGACTaatccagaagaaaatgcataatGTAAAAAGGGTTCTACTGTGGGAAGATTTTCCCTTCACGCAGCCTTTACCAATCCACAGCACACTATCTCTTacttcagagaagcagcaacGTGAAATAGACTGAATTAAGGCTGGGGACAATCAGGCCTTAACAGAACTCTCCCCAAAAGGAATCAGGTTTTCCTACCCCATCTGCTAGCCTCCCCACATGCACAGTTTTTGAAGTACTCTATGGTAAAtatcagaaagtaaaaaaggaGTCTACTGATAACAAAAAgcacagtaacttttttttaaattctagtTTTTGCAAAAATGGGACTGTTCCTCCATGGGATACATTATATTCCAGAAACTTGTTACACAACTGCAATACCTGTAACCAATCCTAGTCACGTTTTCCCTGTcccttctgtattttattttgtaccAGAAAGAGATTGTTCAGATTTCACGACTCTAAATTATGCTGGGAAAAAAGTTGGTGACTGCACAGAAGCGGGGGGAGACAAGAGCCCTGTGCCTGGGACTGGGAATGGTCGCGTGCTCCACAATGATGTACTTCTTCATTGGGATCACCATTGTGCCATTCTACACTAAAAGGTAATAACAGCCATTTGTTTATGAATACAaagctatttctttttcctgtctgcATCAAATACAGTTATTAAAACAGTGCCGAAATATATGTTAGTACATTGTACAATAAATAAACAATAAATTCTTATGAGCTCTTCAAGAACGTAAGacagaataaaagagaaagaaaaaagtgagcCAAGAAGTCATTAGGCATTTAcaggtaagaaaaagaaagagggactGATCATCTTCAGGGCTAGAATGTGAACAgactaaaacaaaacatttactatgaaaacatgtaaaataaaaccccaCCATGCTTATCAAAGCTTGATAATGGAAAGCTAAGTCTTgcataaatgggaaaaaaaaaaaaaaggtgcttttccATGTGCAGGAGGGtgtgttgtttttaataaaactatATAAACTTGAGCAACAGAAGTCATGGTAAAATTGTTCAGTCAAGAATCTGTATCTAACTTCCAAATCAACCATCACAAGAAACTAGCACCTTCAAACAGGCCAGTCTACCACAGCAAATGCTGCAGAATACAATGAATGCTGAAGAAGTTACTATTACCcgcatttttatttcattttgcaagtTCTGCCTCCACGCACAAAATCaatttgcaaaaaaaacaaacaagatgaAGAGTGCAGCTCAGTTTTTCATGCTTGAAGATTTTGATAAAGCAAGTACATGCACCTCATTCTTCTTGCTAAGAGCACCTTTAAGctcaaaaatgtttaaaaaacattatctttaaaacacagtaattcccatttgttttatttattttccagcctCCTGATTCTATTACAAAAGACATTTGCATGTAAAAAGATCAGTGCAAGAACTAGAGcgagactttttttttttgccaccaATGTGTACTACTGTAAGCAAAAGCTTACTATGTTATCAGTAATAAAAGAGTAACTCTTGAGAAACAGGGATaagtaacagcaaaaaaatgaacttttgcCAGCCAAAATCCTGCTACTTATTCATGCAAAAGGTCCATGtaataaagaaaaggagaaggggggggaaacaTGGGAACTCATCTGAGTTCTGAGGATTACTGAATGAAATtagtcaaaatatttctgagacaTCAAGTGTACTGCACTTCCAAATACTTACTACCAAACATTAAAATCCATagcaatttttgtttcttgaatAACACTCACAGCTGATTACAGACGGGGTTAGAATCTAACTTCAAACCACAGAATGTGTaacaaacaacagcaacaacaacaacaaaatgctTTCCTGCACTGCTTTGCTACGGCAGCCCTTCTTCAGGTGCAGCCATTGATCAGGGTGGGCAAAGTTCACCGCACCAGGATCAAGCAGCCGTGAACTCCACCCATGCCACCATTTAGAGCTGGCACACACAGATGCATCTCCAGCATGCAACTCGTAACAGATATTGCTAACACTTAAAAGCAATaccttttgttttggttttgtagtGTCTGGACAACAGAAACTGTGTGCAAGGTACTCAAAGCCAACATCATGGACAAAGTTCTCTGCCCAAACAGTGAAGGCTCAGAGGATGAGGATATCTTTCCTTATCCCTGTCTACAGGTGTGGGTTAATCTGACAGCCTCAGGACAAGAGGTTATGCTGTATCAGACTGAAGATACACTGGAAAGAAATCCTAAGGTACTTGCAACACAGATTGAATAATCACTGTCTGCTGTTATCTAGCTAGCACCTTTGAGGAGAAGGGGTGACTGTTTTTAAACCAAGCAACAGAGTAAGAGTAGGCATTGTTCATCTTTTACATGTTGATGTCTGTGCTTAGACcaaggcatttttaaaatattccagaaatTACACAGttctggattttgttttaaacattacATCAAACATTAATACTTGTTAAGGAATTATACCAACTAAACATGAATATTTAACATTTatgaatacttaaaaatatgtaagtCTCCGAGTTGAAGACCAATAGTATGAAATAGTTGATAAACTGTGGTTTGCTCAGTTGCTTGTTAAGTTATCTCAGGAGAGACCCGAAGTTAAAAACTGTCCAAAGCAAGACCACAAATCCCaattttagtttcatttttggTGTGTGATATGAAGCagggaagaaacaaagcagagaagGGGGGAATGAGGGTGCTGTTGGGAACATGATGCATATGTTagacagaaaggagaaacaaatcAGTTATTTTGGACAATGACCACCCAGAAAACTCATTTGTCTTTGGTTTGGTCTGCAACAGTCTCTGGCCAGCATGGCAGCAGAAACCTGGACTCACAGAGAAGGCAGTGGCACTGTAGGAAGCACCTGTTTAATGCAGAGATGCTGGGTATGGTGGTAGAGGTACCTTGGTCGGTTGTACGTTGGATGTCTTCCCCAGAGGATGAGTGCAGACCACAGATGGGACAGAAATGTGGCTGCACAGTATTCATTTGGCTTTAGAGGTGTGTGAAAGAttagggaaggggaaaaagtagGTTGTTATCCTTTTGTTCCTGCCATTGTTTCTGCTTGGGAATCAGCAAAAAGTTCAATATTTTTAGGCTTGCTCCCCCACAACCAGAAGTGCTCCTATAGGTACACTGTCCCAGGGAAGGTCAGGTTCAGTTCAGTTCCAAAACCACAAGTATTTCAGAGGCCTTATTCCAGCTCAACACTCTCTAAGGGGACATAAAGTGAAATTCAGATCTTGGATGCCCAAGACTGAAGCACTTTCAGAATCCAAACCAAACATGCTCAGACTACAAGTGCTCATCTTCTTAAAGAAATTATATAGATTAGCGTTTCACACATGCAAACCTGATAGCATAAAACACTTTGGCTGAAGAGAATTTTGCTAGCCAATACCTATCTTTATAGTGACTATCTCAGGGAAAGCTACATACTATGAAGtagcaaagcagaaattatCCACTGTAGACTGAAACAAGAGTCTCGTTCACTGCAAGAAGAGGTGATTTGCTGATTTCCTACCTACTGTTTGCATTACTGCAAGTATTAGCCTTCAGGTCAGGAACCATCCCCTTTCTGCCTTGGCCAGTTTCCAGCTTAAGATACCTAGGCATTATCATGTATGCAAAATAATattgcagaaaagaaacttaacagcaacaacaacaacgagTGCTTTAAAGTCTAATAGTATTTCCACTGAAGACTAAATAACTTTGCATTATTAGTTCAGGTCAAAATAGTTCTGTGTTATGAGGACAAGTGGGAAGCCTCCAACAGCCATGctttcctcttatttttctgctagTTACAATAAGATGTGCACAGTGAAGcaacttctttttcctgcacACCGACAAGCCAGTTGTGAATTTCTGCACAACTAACATatttctgctgtgctggtgcCTAGAAGCTCTGTTAGGAATCCAAGCTTGGCACTGTAATAATAAAGTCAGTCTCAAagactgcattttattttgagcaCATATGTATTATTGGTTTCCAACATTACTCCAATCTGTAAATATGCAGACTGGGGGCATAGACACACTGACAGAAACAGGGAAGCATGGCAAACGGATTGTGGACATAAGGAAACCAAGGCGATCTCCAGGGATGCTACCCAAACTACTGAAGTTTTCGTCAGTACTAGcatgtttgttttattcaaaCTGACTTAACTACAAACTTTGTATCAGAGTATCCATTATAATGAATctccttgatttttttattccagtgcTCATATGTCCCAGGCAAGTCGGAGAACTCTAAAGAAGTTAAAGCACGAATAGAAACAATTGCAAGCAATTTCAAAAAATACCAGACTTTCCCATGCTACTACGACCCAGGAGGAACGCAGACCAATGTCATTTTAAGCAGACTTTATCCCCCGAAAGgcctcctctttgctttcctttggcCTACACTCATGTTTACTGGTGGATGTCTGATTATTGTTCTGGTAAAAATTAGTCAGTATGTTTCCGTTCTTTCCGCTTGGCAGTAGAAAATAAGTATCTGTCTAGCTTAGATTGTTGCAAGATATTAAAGGGCCTTTTTTCTGCCTGTCATTATCTGCATTTTGTGACTTTTAATATACCAGGTGTGAATCTAAGGGCAGGCATTCCAGAAAATTGAATGGCACCCACTATGGATGACAATCCATTACATGAGGACAAAATATACAGTTGATTCTCAGGAATGCCTGAAAATACCTCGTAAGAACACAGACTGAGTTACTATCTATTGTTTCCTTGGGCTTTCTGAGGTACAGTTGCTTTACAGAGCTACAATTCAAGTTTACTGCTAAACTCTGGTTCCATATTTTAGACAGGGTCCTAATTTTCTGTCTGGTTGAGATCAGTTGCTGCCAGAACCATATACATCATTACTGGCAGACACAACCTTTAAATACTTCATTAACAATACAGTATGTATTCATGGCATACTCATCTGTCAAGAAAAGTTTTTTTATGGTCCAAAGAGGTATTAGTTATCATGGATCTCTCTGCTtttgggaaaggggagggggaaaaacactcaaaaccaaaatacactCACACAGATATTACAAAGTTTGTACTCCAAACATCTAACACCAACTGTATATAATGAAATATATGCATAAAACATAGGGTACAGTAAAGAAACTTATATTAGAAGTAAGTTTTGTATTTAACTCAAATCTTAGCCTTGTTTTACTTGCAAACAAGTATACTAAAGAAAGGCTACCTCCCTGCTATTTGCATATATTGTAAAATGTTAAGGAACAGAAGTCATGATATAAAGAGCATGATTATGTAGTAGAAAACATCCATGATGTCTTACTAAATACAGTAATCTAACATAACCACAGAAGTTTGCATGCTTAGCACAAAGATATTTCACAATAGAGACATGTTTGTTTCTAGCACCAAGAGTCTTAGGAAAGCTCTGATGCACATATAGACACATTTTCGATTGTCTGAAAAGAACTCTGTTTCTCAGCCAATTTGCAAATTGCTACTGGACACAGGAGGAACACAAGATACTCCTGCATGCTGTATTTGACTGGTACTTGGCACACAACTAGTACAAGCTTTTTCATCACACAGCTGATGAACCACTTAGTAGCTATCATTCACAGGAAAATTTCAGGGCTTAGACACAAATTTAAATTCATTAAACTGTAGCGGAAAAAAGTTATTCTCATTAATGTGCTATAATTCTCTACTGTTTATTGTAAGAAAGAGGAAGGCTGAAATATTAACCTGTTTATGTGCATTTTCCAACATTACTAATGGAATAGTGTCAGAGTTTGCTTTTCATCACAATCAGCAAATTGAAATTAAACCAGGATAGTACAAAATAGCAGTTATTAATATCATTAACGCTTGTTCAACATGCAAAATCTAGATGTTATCTATTAGAAATctacaagaggaaaaagacCTGCTCTAGTGCTTAAGATTCAGACAGTGTAAGTGGggctgttaaaagaaaaaaaaaggcaaaaccccaaaataaatataggaggagaaaagagataAGTATTTACATCTTTATAGAACACCTTCACGAACGGCATCTGaaactgtgtgtatatatgaTTCTAATCTTTCTCattcaggaaaatgaaagtgCAGCAGGCACAAGTACAGGCGTTTTGGATGACCAAAAGCATTTGCCAATGgcatgggaaggggaagagataCTGTTCTGTTGGTTCACCAAAAGCTGAGGGGAGAATATGgtaaatgcttaaaaatatagTCATCAGACAGGGAGGATACCTGTTGAAGCTAATGAACTGTACTAGTACCAAAGGAGATCAACAAGCTAGCTGTAAATAGACCGGTTTACGTAATAGGCTCTTTCAAAGCTTTACTCCAAATTTTACGTTTCAGGAGTTTAAAAAGAGTCTGCAGTTTGCAAACTATAACTTGCTCATGACTACTTTACACTCAGTCCAGCACATTAGTACCCTCGCCACCTTGCTCCCCTCTCAGCTCAGCAGAAATGAATGAAGGTTGGATGTTGCTATTCCTTCTAGTGGTAGTCCCCATTGCCCCACTTACTCATGAGTCAGTAACTTATCTCTGAAGAGCAGAAGCTCTTGATCTTGCTGAGCTCAGTACTCAGCATAAAGCATGAGGACCAGGAGCTCCCGCTTCCAGCTTCCAACTCCCACCTTGGCTTCCGAGACCACCCCCTAAAGCCACATCctcctcacctccctgctcatAGTTATCCCTGATACCAGTAGATGAACATTTATTCAGAGTATAAGCTGTCTCTCCAGATTTACCTCTACCAAAAATAAAGCCAGTTGATTTTAGATGAAAACAGTTATTTCCCTCCAACATCTACACATTGCAACTACATGAAGAAAAACCCTACACAAATTTTGTTCTCCAATAAAGTAATATTTCCTATTTGGGCAGGAGATATTCCAAGTGAAAACAGCTggtgtagggaaaaaaaacacagaaaaagtttGGAAACGCCATCGTTTTGGACTCTCACCAAACAGCTTCCTCTCTTGCCCAAATGAAACAAGAggatttaaatgcaaaaagccAAGTATTCTAATGTAGAAAACAAACACTAAATGTACAGGCACCACAGAACTCCGTTCTTGTTTTTCAGTCATGCTTTGGCCATGCATACAGTGCTGGTTACTTTCTACATTTCTGAGAATTTAAAATCATAGATACTCTTTTTTCTTCACACTTTCAATTTCTCTTAAAGTCTGAACTAAGTGTTTTAGCAGTGTGCCAGGTTGCTGAATTACTCTTGAgcttttgtaaacatttttctatTCTTCTTCCATCTGCAAAAGTTATAATTCACTAGAGAGTGAAGTTTTAATAACAGCCTCTATGCTTCTTACAGCAGCACACAAGGAAGCCACATAGCCTTTAGGGGGTTTTAtttggttgggatttttttaatattactggATTATACCATCAAGTCTACAATAAATCTGataaataaaatgctatttttctgaGATCCAGCAAAACGCTTCCTATGAGAAGTGCTTCAATACAAGCAGTAGCCATTGTAGTGACAGATGTACACAACTCGCTTTCTCAAGGCAGAGGAGATGATCAAGGTATATATTGGAGCATTAAAACTCCTGCCAGGGGAAGAGAAGTAGCAGTACCAGCAGCTGGAGATGAAATTCATACCTGAAATCTGTTTGACTATACATAGCTTACACCAACGTTGATGCTTAGACTACAGTAATAGTGCTTGAGTCGACTGGAACATGCAAGGAACACAGGAAGAATGGGAATAGATTTTAGACCCTGATGAATACTTCAGTTGTGCAGGCCCTTTATATGTCTATATGAATAATATTGTTTTGCTGAAACTATTAGAACTCCTATTTTTCAAGTGCTGGGCACAGACTGTTAGGAGtagtttttcttcttgatgCCAAATAAGGTTTGGACATGGTGATTCTActgttggaagatggaaaaGAACAACAGCTCCACCACTATACTTGAAGGAATTAGCATTTctcctagggaaaaaaaccccaaacaacaaacaaccaATTGCAAAAGGTTGTAAACTGAAGCTTATGCAATAAatggaaaactgtttttctggaTTATGTAGATTCAGCTTTCAACCGCTATTAATAAGATCACCCTTCTCCAACTTCGATGAGGTAGCAACAATGGCAGCTTAAGAGGAACCTATGGGATACTGAATTGCCAGGAAGACACCTCTGAGTCACCAGCATGTTCTTAATGTACATAAACAATAGCATGTACCTTCTGGCTACCTCTGACAATTTTGATTTAAGAtgtggcagtctggggaagttcccactgactggaaaaggggaaacataacctccatttttaaaaaggggaaaaaaggaagacacggggaactacaggccagtcagtctcacctccGTGACCAACAAGATAATGGAGCACAccctcctggaaactatgctaaggcacatggaaaacaaagaggtgactggtgacagccaacatggcttcaaCTAAGtgcaaatcgtgcctgacaaatttggtggccttttacaatggggttacagcattggtggataagggaagagcaactgacatcatctacctggacttgtgcagagcatttgacactgtcccacatggcatccttgtctctaaattggaaagacatggatttgacagatggaccactcagtggataaggaattgtctggatggtcacactcaaaagttttgtggtcaacagctcaatgtctgagtggagaccagtgatgagcGGCATTCCTCAGTGGTATTGGGACTGGCACTGTTCAACACCTTTGTcggcgacatggacagtgggattgagtgcaccctcagcaagtttgctgacaacaccaagctgtgtggtgcttttgacacgctggagggaagggatgccatccagagggaccttgataggcttgagaggtgggcctgtgtgaagctcatgaagttcaacaagg includes the following:
- the KCNMB1 gene encoding calcium-activated potassium channel subunit beta-1; translation: MLGKKLVTAQKRGETRALCLGLGMVACSTMMYFFIGITIVPFYTKSVWTTETVCKVLKANIMDKVLCPNSEGSEDEDIFPYPCLQVWVNLTASGQEVMLYQTEDTLERNPKCSYVPGKSENSKEVKARIETIASNFKKYQTFPCYYDPGGTQTNVILSRLYPPKGLLFAFLWPTLMFTGGCLIIVLVKISQYVSVLSAWQ